A portion of the Streptomyces platensis genome contains these proteins:
- the lepA gene encoding translation elongation factor 4 gives MPATPTNVPEPSRTDPALLRNFCIIAHIDHGKSTLADRMLQLTGVVDQRQMRAQYLDRMDIERERGITIKSQAVRLPWDPSEGEEGRGTTHILNMIDTPGHVDFTYEVSRSLAACEGCILLVDAAQGIEAQTLANLYLAMEHDLTIIPVLNKIDLPAAQPEKFAAELANLVGCEPEDVLRVSAKTGVGVAELLDKVVREVPAPVGVKDAPARAMIFDSVYDAYRGVVTYVKVVDGTLSKRERIRMMSTGAAHELLEIGTNSPEMKAADGLSVGEVGYLITGVKDVRQSKVGDTITQLTKGATEPLGGYKDPKPMVFSGLYPLDGSDYPELRDALDKLQLNDAALVYEPETSAALGFGFRVGFLGLLHLEVIRERLEREFGLDLIATAPNVVYRVDMEDGAEHEVTNPSEFPTGKIDKVHEPVVRATILAPSEFIGAIMELCQTRRGNLLGMDYLSEDRVEIRYTLPLAEVVFDFFDQLKSKTRGYASLDYEPTGEQAADLVKVDILLHGDKVDAFSAICHKDKAYAYGVRLVAKLRELIPRQSFEVPIQAAIGSRVIARETVRAIRKDVLAKCYGGDISRKRKLLEKQKEGKKRMKMVGSVEVPQEAFIAVLSSDSDGDAKAKK, from the coding sequence GTGCCCGCGACCCCTACGAACGTGCCGGAGCCGAGCCGTACCGATCCGGCCCTCCTCCGTAACTTCTGCATCATCGCGCACATCGACCACGGCAAGTCGACGCTCGCCGACCGGATGCTCCAGCTCACCGGTGTCGTCGACCAGCGGCAGATGCGCGCGCAGTACCTCGACCGCATGGACATCGAGCGCGAGCGTGGCATCACGATCAAGTCCCAGGCGGTCCGGCTGCCCTGGGACCCTTCCGAGGGTGAAGAAGGACGTGGCACGACCCACATCCTCAACATGATCGACACCCCGGGCCACGTCGACTTCACCTACGAGGTCTCCCGCTCGCTCGCCGCGTGCGAGGGCTGCATCCTTCTCGTTGACGCCGCTCAGGGCATCGAGGCCCAGACCCTCGCCAACCTGTACCTGGCGATGGAGCACGACCTCACGATCATCCCCGTCCTGAACAAGATCGACCTGCCGGCCGCGCAGCCCGAGAAGTTCGCCGCCGAGCTGGCCAATCTGGTCGGCTGCGAGCCGGAGGACGTGCTGCGGGTTTCCGCCAAGACCGGCGTCGGCGTGGCCGAGCTGCTGGACAAGGTCGTCCGCGAGGTGCCGGCCCCGGTCGGCGTCAAGGACGCCCCCGCCCGCGCGATGATCTTCGACTCGGTCTACGACGCCTACCGCGGTGTCGTGACCTATGTGAAGGTCGTCGACGGCACGCTCAGCAAGCGCGAGCGCATCAGGATGATGTCGACCGGCGCCGCGCACGAGCTGCTGGAGATCGGTACGAACTCCCCGGAGATGAAGGCCGCCGACGGGCTGTCCGTCGGTGAGGTCGGCTATCTGATCACCGGTGTGAAGGACGTCCGGCAGTCCAAGGTGGGTGACACGATCACCCAGCTCACCAAGGGGGCCACCGAGCCGCTGGGCGGCTACAAGGACCCCAAGCCGATGGTGTTCTCGGGGTTGTATCCGCTGGACGGCTCCGACTACCCCGAGCTGCGCGACGCGCTCGACAAGCTCCAGCTCAACGACGCCGCGCTGGTCTACGAACCGGAGACCTCCGCGGCCCTGGGCTTCGGCTTCCGCGTCGGCTTCCTGGGTCTGCTGCACCTGGAGGTCATCCGGGAGCGCTTGGAGCGCGAGTTCGGCCTCGATCTGATCGCCACCGCGCCGAACGTGGTCTACCGCGTGGACATGGAGGACGGCGCCGAGCACGAGGTCACCAACCCGAGCGAGTTCCCGACGGGCAAGATCGACAAGGTGCACGAGCCGGTCGTCCGGGCCACGATCCTGGCGCCCAGCGAGTTCATCGGCGCGATCATGGAGCTGTGCCAGACCCGCCGCGGCAACCTCCTCGGCATGGACTACCTCTCCGAGGACCGCGTCGAGATCCGCTACACCCTCCCGCTCGCCGAGGTCGTCTTCGACTTCTTCGACCAGCTCAAGTCCAAGACCCGTGGCTATGCCTCGCTGGACTACGAGCCCACCGGCGAGCAGGCCGCCGACCTGGTCAAGGTCGACATCCTGCTGCACGGCGACAAGGTCGACGCCTTCTCCGCGATCTGCCACAAGGACAAGGCGTACGCGTACGGCGTGCGGCTGGTCGCCAAGCTGCGGGAGCTGATCCCGCGGCAGAGCTTCGAGGTGCCGATCCAGGCCGCCATCGGCAGCCGGGTCATCGCCCGTGAGACGGTCCGGGCCATCCGCAAGGACGTCCTCGCCAAGTGCTACGGCGGTGACATCTCCCGTAAGCGGAAGCTGCTGGAGAAGCAGAAGGAAGGCAAGAAGCGGATGAAGATGGTCGGCAGCGTGGAGGTCCCGCAGGAGGCCTTCATCGCGGTGCTGTCCTCGGACTCCGACGGTGACGCGAAGGCGAAGAAGTAG
- the rpsT gene encoding 30S ribosomal protein S20, with protein sequence MANIKSQMKRIKTNEKARQRNKAVKSTLKTAIRRTREAVEAGDLQKAATAQAEAAKKLDKAVSKGVIHKNAAANKKSALAKKVASLKG encoded by the coding sequence GTGGCGAACATCAAGTCCCAGATGAAGCGGATCAAGACCAACGAGAAGGCTCGTCAGCGCAACAAGGCTGTCAAGTCCACTCTGAAGACCGCGATCCGTCGCACCCGTGAGGCCGTGGAGGCCGGTGACCTTCAGAAGGCCGCCACCGCCCAGGCCGAGGCTGCCAAGAAGCTCGACAAGGCCGTCAGCAAGGGTGTCATCCACAAGAACGCCGCCGCCAACAAGAAGTCGGCGCTGGCGAAGAAGGTCGCGTCCCTCAAGGGCTGA